Proteins found in one Triticum urartu cultivar G1812 chromosome 4, Tu2.1, whole genome shotgun sequence genomic segment:
- the LOC125551284 gene encoding alanine--tRNA ligase-like — translation MLHSALTACRLLLITKPNARVLPATAAAIRLSSSRASTVAATATATVGPPMEVPSDWTAARVREVFIDFFKSKSHTPWPSSPVVPVDDPTLLFANAGMNQFKPVFLGTAAPDSQLGRLSRACNTQKCIRAGGKHNDLDDVGKDTYHHTFFEMLGNWSFGDYFKEGAIGYAWELLTQVYKLPTDRIYATYFGGDEKAGLAPDTESKNIWLKYLPNERVLPFGCKDNFWEMGDTGPCGPCTEIHFDRIGNRDAASLVNNDDPTCIEIWNLVFIQFNRESDGTLRSLPAKHVDTGMGFERLTSILQNKMSNYDTDVFMPLFDAIHKLAGAGIQPYSGKVGSDDVGKVDMAYRVVADHIRTLSFAIADGSQPGNEGREYVLRRILRRAVHFGHQKLMAKQGFFSSLVDVFVRVMGDVFPELKDNEKKIKDIIKDEEASFENTLAKGYERFKKAADAVKENGGAVLSGQDAFVLWDTYGYPIDLTEVMAVDFGLSVDMEGFNASMEEARQKARNARYKAGGKSIVLDANATSQLRNQGLDSTNDSPKFQHKVHSSVVKAIYTGSEFVATASGDEDFGLVLESTSFYAEQGGQIYDTGSIEGPSGSFTVNNVQVFAGYVLHIGSFLEGPDSKALSVGDEVKCKVDYTRRTLIAPNHTCTHMLNFALREVLGDHVDQKGSIVLPEKLRFDFSHGKPVQPEDLRKIEYIVNQQIKDELEVSAQEIKLADAKRINGLRAVFGEIYPDPVRVVSIGRKVEDLLAKPESKEWLSISTELCGGTHISNTRDAAAFALISEEGIAKGVRRITAVTAECASQAMKLASSIDTDINEASKLEGATLEKKIGSIKNTLDAAAIPAARKADLKGNISKLEDQLRKAKKKMGEENIQKAVKIAIDAAEAALSEGKTFCVTHADVGLDTTAVREAVVKAMNRFKGLPIMVFSTDEASNKAVIYAGVPPDAPNGFKVLDWLTPSIAPLKGKGGGGKNGLAQGQGSDASRVKEAMELATQIASMKLS, via the exons ATGTTGCACTCGGCCCTGACAGCGTGCCGCCTCCTCCTCATCACCAAGCCCAACGCTAGGGTTTTgcctgccaccgccgccgccatccgccTCTCCTCGTCGCGAGCATCTACGGTCGCCGCCACCGCCACTGCCACCGTCGGCCCTCCGATGGAGGTGCCGTCGGATTGGACGGCCGCCCGGGTCCGGGAGGTTTTCATCGACTTCTTCAAGTCCAAGTCGCACACGCCATGGCCGTCGAGCCCCGTGGTACCCGTCGACGACCCCACCCTCTTGTTCGCCAACGCCGGGATGAACCAGTTCAAGCCCGTATTCCTCGGCACCGCCGCTCCGGACTCGCAGCTTGGCCGCCTGAGCCGCGCCTGCAACACCCAGAAGTGCATCCGCGCCGGCGGCAAGCACAACGACCTCGACGACGTGGGGAAGGACACCTACCACCACACCTTTTTCGAGATGCTCGGGAACTGGTCCTTCGGAGACTACTTCAAGGAGGGGGCCATCGGGTATGCATGGGAGCTCCTCACCCAG GTCTACAAATTGCCCACTGATAGAATTTATGCAACATACTTTGGTGGTGATGAGAAAGCTGGTCTCGCTCCGGATACCGAGTCGAAGAACATATGGTTGAAGTATCTACCTAATGAAAGAGTTCTGCCTTTCGGTTGCAAG GATAATTTTTGGGAGATGGGTGACACAGGTCCTTGTGGGCCATGCACAGAGATCCATTTTGATCGTATTGGCAATCGTGACGCAGCTTCATTAGTGAATAATGATGACCCTACATGTATTGAGATATGGAATCTTGTGTTTATTCAG TTCAACAGGGAATCAGATGGTACTTTGAGATCCTTGCCAGCAAAACACGTTGACACTGGAATGGGCTTCGAGCGTTTAACCTCTATCCTTCAGAATAAAATGAGCAATTACGATACAGACGTATTCATGCCATTATTTGATGCCATCCACAAG CTGGCAGGCGCTGGAATTCAACCATACTCTGGTAAAGTGGGATCCGATGATGTTGGGAAAGTTGATATGGCATATAGGGTTGTTGCAGATCACATAAGAACCCTTTCTTTTGCTATCGCTGATGGTTCTCAACCTG GAAATGAGGGAAGGGAGTATGTTCTAAGGCGTATACTTAGACGTGCTGTTCACTTTGGTCATCAAAAATTGATGGCAAAGCAAGGATTTTTTAGCTC CCTTGTAGATGTTTTTGTCCGAGTGATGGGTGATGTGTTTCCTGAGCTGAAAGACAATGAAAAGAAGATTAAAGATATAATTAAGGACGAAGAGGCAAGCTTTGAGAACACTCTAGCGAAG GGGTATGAGAGATTTAAGAAAGCTGCAGATGCTGTCAAGGAGAATGGCGGGGCAGTACTTAGTGGCCAG GATGCATTTGTTCTGTGGGACACCTATGGTTATCCAATTGATTTGACTGAG GTCATGGCAGTTGACTTCGGGCTATCTGTTGACATGGAGGGTTTTAATGCTTCTATGGAAGAAGCAAGGCAAAAGGCTAGGAATGCTCGCTACAAG GCTGGTGGTAAATCTATTGTCCTGGATGCAAATGCTACGTCGCAGCTGCGCAATCAGGGACTTGACAGCACAAATGATAGCCCAAAATTCCAACACAAG GTACATAGCAGTGTAGTGAAAGCTATCTATACTGGCTCAGAATTCGTAGCCACTGCATCTGGTGATGAAGACTTTGGCCTGGTTTTGGAAAGTACAAGCTTCTATGCAGAACAGGGTGGTCAG ATCTATGACACTGGGAGTATCGAGGGGCCATCTGGATCTTTCACTGTAAACAATGTCCAAGTGTTTGCTGGCTATGTCCTGCATATCGGTTCATTTCTGGAAGGTCCGGACTCCAAGGCATTGTCTGTTGGCGATGAAGTGAAATGCAAG GTTGATTACACACGGCGTACTCTCATTGCTCCAAACCACACATGTACCCATATGCTGAACTTTGCTCTAAGG GAAGTACTTGGTGACCATGTTGACCAGAAAGGTTCCATTGTTCTTCCAGAGAAGCTGAGATTTGATTTCTCCCATG GGAAACCTGTTCAGCCCGAAGATTTGAGAAAAATCGAGTATATAGTGAACCAACAAATAAAGGATGAGCTGGAGGTATCTGCACAAGAAATAAAATTAGCTGACGCAAAGCGCATAAATGGTCTGCGAGCTGTGTTTGGTGAA ATCTACCCTGATCCTGTAAGAGTTGTATCAATTGGTCGCAAAGTGGAAGATCTGCTTGCAAAACCTGAAAGCAAAGAATGGTTATCCATATCAACTGAGCTGTGTGGAG GTACACACATTTCAAACACTAGAGATGCTGCGGCATTTGCCCTCATATCTGAAGAGGGTATCGCAAAAGGTGTTCGGAGGATAACGGCTGTTACTGCTGAGTGTGCCTCCCAGGCTATGAAGCTGGCATCATCTATCGATACTGATATTAATGAGGCATCTAAACTGGAAGGAGCCACATTGGAGAAG AAAATTGGGTCCATCAAGAATACACTGGATGCAGCTGCTATCCCAGCTGCAAGGAAAGCTGATCTAAAAGGCAATATCTCAAAGCTGGAG GATCAACTTAGGAAGGCGAAGAAGAAAATGGGTGAAGAAAATATCCAGAAGGCTGTCAAGATTGCCATAGATGCTGCAGAAGCTGCTCTTTCTGAAGGAAAAACCTTCTGTGTTACTCATGCTGATGTGGGTCTTGACACCACTGCTGTCCGGGAAGCAGTTGTCAAAGCCATGAACCGTTTCAAG GGTTTGCCGATAATGGTATTCAGCACAGATGAGGCATCAAACAAGGCTGTTATTTATGCCGGCGTACCTCCGGATGCACCCAATGGCTTCAAGGTGTTGGATTGGCTTACACCTTCAATCGCACCACTCAAGGGAAAAGGAGGAGGCGGCAAGAATGGTCTCGCCCAGGGCCAG GGAAGTGATGCTTCTCGGGTCAAGGAGGCAATGGAGCTTGCTACCCAGATAGCTTCGATGAAGCTGAGCTGA